One window from the genome of Bacteroidota bacterium encodes:
- a CDS encoding choice-of-anchor D domain-containing protein encodes MMLSDAANAATSFSLSPSSEIDFTAQTGATATKTITIQNNTAYSLALTLAYSGSGAALFTTSSSYMTIGAYMSQSATITFSPIVAGLDTAKLNVVSSALDSASVLLMGHAISAGGMLQITPAGLLTLVSHVSSSTADTLNISNRSASATTVSLALSGSGAALFSVNPNSLTIAGDGSSSTVVSFSPLVSGYDSATLTAISSSGDTQRISLVGHSLARVSFLLTPAGSLVFNTKVDVPDTQMLTIANQTANLLSLALVPSGSSAFSVNLTNVTVLANGSTTVPIIFKSSTAGTANGSLLVRSLTGDTATVSLIGHAMLSVEGSLRVADEIEFETKAGQTECLPVSIKNNTTGAVTISNLTITGDSNDFRLTGSGSLQVAADSSASVTVCYTPTTASGEQHATLTFQFAGVTDTTLKGTERVELNGSVEGRLDLGDSIFFLTTQNIEFNNVLVGTTDCQAVRISNPTASVVTIDSAAITGSSASSFTVSGASMLQVAAHSTAFVNVCFSPTVAMENQSATLELFATGTTGPSRITISIDANAIDSLHNNGELTNCIFVRHESGVIGPILRGGTDTSAIFLTNRTNGSVTINGASISGSGSSAFSVSSSLPITIQSGGTAQLMVAFNPTTGTDRSSFGADITLNATGSAMTCGPITVHVEGVAVPGMLGNRDTSDIDLGAGLTGNGTKVIGIVNNTGNACVIDTIMLVNTTSASIVVNQVILGQSTNFTLMNASSFPVTITPGSSLPAMVQVCNDPPSGATATDPMFVATNQSIQPQTFQLQSVAAAAAGVIETIDPATINLAIMPNPTSDRVAIQLDQARSANVEIFDMLGNVLETLHGNTSFNWDTRDAAGTSLPNGAYIVRVTGVDLAGQPFRTSKQLVIER; translated from the coding sequence ATGATGCTATCAGATGCGGCCAATGCAGCAACATCCTTTTCGCTCTCACCATCGAGCGAGATTGATTTCACGGCGCAAACTGGGGCGACCGCAACAAAGACTATAACCATTCAAAACAATACAGCATATTCGCTCGCGCTAACGCTTGCCTATTCTGGTAGCGGTGCGGCGCTCTTTACGACGTCGTCGTCCTATATGACAATCGGCGCATATATGTCGCAGAGTGCGACTATCACGTTCTCACCGATCGTCGCGGGGTTGGATACGGCCAAACTGAACGTGGTATCCTCCGCGCTTGACTCGGCGAGTGTGCTTCTTATGGGACATGCAATCTCGGCAGGCGGCATGCTCCAAATCACGCCCGCTGGCCTGTTAACACTCGTTTCTCATGTCAGCAGTAGCACGGCCGACACATTGAACATCAGCAATCGGAGCGCTTCGGCGACGACAGTATCCTTGGCTCTTTCTGGAAGTGGAGCGGCGCTCTTTTCGGTCAATCCGAATTCCCTGACGATTGCCGGCGATGGCTCGTCCTCAACGGTGGTCTCATTTTCTCCGCTTGTTTCCGGTTACGACAGTGCAACGCTCACAGCGATTTCTTCTTCGGGCGATACGCAGCGTATTTCACTCGTTGGACATTCGCTGGCGCGCGTCTCATTCTTGCTGACCCCTGCAGGGTCGCTGGTATTTAATACCAAGGTTGACGTTCCGGATACCCAGATGTTGACAATTGCCAATCAAACGGCCAATCTCTTATCCTTAGCGCTGGTACCTTCCGGGAGTAGCGCATTCAGCGTGAATCTGACGAACGTTACTGTTCTGGCCAACGGTAGCACGACGGTACCGATTATTTTCAAATCGAGCACTGCCGGTACGGCGAATGGATCCTTGCTGGTGCGGTCACTGACGGGCGATACTGCCACGGTGTCATTGATCGGTCATGCGATGCTTTCGGTGGAAGGTTCGCTTCGCGTTGCCGATGAGATCGAATTCGAGACCAAGGCTGGACAGACGGAATGCCTGCCGGTTTCGATCAAGAATAACACGACCGGTGCGGTCACTATCTCGAACTTGACGATCACCGGAGATTCAAATGACTTCCGACTCACAGGAAGCGGTTCACTTCAGGTGGCCGCTGATTCCTCGGCGAGCGTAACGGTCTGTTACACGCCAACGACTGCGAGCGGCGAGCAACATGCCACGTTGACGTTCCAATTTGCCGGCGTGACGGATACCACTTTGAAAGGGACCGAGAGAGTGGAGTTGAACGGATCGGTCGAAGGGCGTCTCGATCTTGGGGATTCGATATTCTTCCTCACGACTCAGAACATTGAGTTCAACAACGTGCTGGTCGGTACAACTGACTGCCAGGCGGTTCGTATCTCGAATCCAACAGCTTCAGTAGTCACAATCGATAGCGCAGCGATCACTGGCTCGAGTGCATCGTCATTTACCGTCAGCGGTGCGTCAATGCTGCAAGTGGCTGCGCATTCAACGGCGTTTGTCAACGTATGCTTCAGTCCTACCGTCGCAATGGAAAATCAGAGTGCGACGCTTGAGCTCTTTGCGACCGGTACAACCGGACCGAGCAGGATCACTATCAGTATTGACGCAAATGCAATAGATAGTCTGCATAATAATGGTGAACTTACGAACTGCATCTTCGTGCGTCATGAGTCTGGCGTGATCGGACCTATTCTGAGAGGTGGGACTGATACATCCGCGATTTTCCTGACCAACCGGACTAATGGGAGCGTCACCATTAATGGAGCTTCCATCAGCGGTTCTGGCAGCTCGGCTTTTTCGGTTTCGAGCTCGCTCCCGATCACCATTCAATCGGGTGGGACAGCTCAACTTATGGTTGCATTCAATCCAACTACTGGCACGGACCGATCAAGTTTCGGAGCGGACATAACATTGAACGCGACAGGCTCGGCGATGACTTGTGGACCGATCACTGTTCATGTCGAAGGTGTCGCTGTACCAGGAATGCTGGGGAATCGTGACACATCGGACATCGATCTCGGTGCCGGTCTGACCGGTAATGGGACGAAAGTCATCGGTATCGTAAATAACACCGGGAATGCCTGCGTGATCGATACGATCATGCTCGTCAATACAACATCGGCTTCGATCGTAGTGAACCAGGTCATTCTGGGACAGAGTACGAACTTCACTCTTATGAACGCGAGCAGTTTTCCGGTCACGATCACGCCTGGAAGCTCATTGCCGGCGATGGTGCAGGTCTGCAACGATCCGCCATCTGGCGCGACAGCGACAGACCCCATGTTTGTTGCGACGAACCAATCGATTCAGCCGCAGACCTTCCAACTTCAGTCCGTCGCCGCGGCCGCGGCCGGGGTGATAGAAACGATCGACCCGGCTACGATCAACCTCGCGATTATGCCAAACCCAACGTCGGATCGTGTCGCGATTCAACTCGATCAGGCGCGGAGCGCAAATGTCGAGATATTCGATATGCTCGGTAACGTACTCGAAACATTGCATGGGAATACGTCCTTCAATTGGGATACCCGTGATGCAGCGGGGACTTCGCTTCCGAATGGCGCTTACATTGTCCGCGTGACAGGTGTGGACTTGGCTGGCCAGCCCTTCCGCACTTCGAAGCAGCTTGTGATCGAGAGATAG
- a CDS encoding aconitate hydratase, with the protein MAVETTPAMVERVYQSSEKNIAAVRTKLKRPLTLGEKIVFGHLADPETQSLERGKSFLRLMVDRVIMQDATAQMAILQFMQAGKFESAVPASVHCDHLIQAYEGSAPDLGRALDSNSEVYNFLKSACSKYGIGFWGPGSGIIHQVVLENYAFPGGLIIGSDSHTPNMGGLSMVAIGVGGADTVDAMAGFAWEVLNPKLVGVRLTGELSGWAAPKDIILHVAGKLTVKGGTNRIIEYFGPGCATLSTTGKATVTNMGAEIGATTSVFPFDQNAVHYLNATSREELGQLAIKYAHLLVADPEVEREPEKYFDEILEINLSELEPLINGPFTPDLARPVSQLAKDAKENDYPAKVSVTLVGSCTNSSYEDLSRAAKIAEQARAVGARVKMPFFINPGSAQIRETIERDGQLEMLEAIGGEVMANACGPCIGQWKRDDIKKGDRNTIISSYNRNFPGRNDANPATLAFVASPEVVIAYALAGDLSVNPLKDELTAEGGKKYRLTPPPKVEALPALGYAGRRKGYMPPALDPSNVSVTVPGASERLQILQPFRPMVDAETTNLPVLIKTKGKTTTDHISPAGTWLRFRGHLDKISDNMLTGAINAWTGETGTTTNMYTHEKSLPVPQVARDYKARGKRWIVIGDENYGEGSSREHAAMSPRYLGCLAVVARSFARIHESNLKKQGILPLTFIDPKDYDKIKEGDTVSFEYLKELDPVRTVNMKVAHKDGTSEVIALAHTMNMEHIAWFEAGSALNLIRLHSGESSLSAGVKEAPPEPVEA; encoded by the coding sequence ATGGCTGTCGAGACTACGCCCGCGATGGTCGAGCGAGTTTACCAAAGTTCCGAGAAGAACATCGCGGCTGTTCGGACGAAGTTGAAACGGCCACTTACGCTTGGCGAAAAGATTGTCTTCGGGCATCTTGCCGATCCCGAAACGCAATCACTCGAACGCGGCAAAAGCTTCTTGCGCCTCATGGTCGATCGGGTCATTATGCAGGACGCGACGGCACAAATGGCAATTCTTCAGTTTATGCAGGCCGGCAAGTTCGAATCTGCTGTTCCCGCAAGCGTCCACTGCGACCATCTCATTCAGGCCTATGAAGGCTCGGCTCCCGATCTTGGTCGCGCACTGGATTCGAACAGCGAAGTCTACAACTTTTTGAAATCCGCCTGCTCTAAATACGGCATTGGATTTTGGGGTCCTGGTTCTGGCATTATCCATCAGGTAGTGCTCGAAAACTACGCATTCCCCGGCGGGCTCATTATCGGCAGCGATTCACATACGCCAAACATGGGCGGCCTCTCGATGGTCGCCATCGGGGTTGGCGGCGCAGATACCGTTGATGCCATGGCCGGATTTGCCTGGGAAGTGCTCAATCCGAAACTGGTCGGCGTTCGACTTACTGGAGAACTCAGTGGCTGGGCTGCGCCGAAGGACATCATCCTTCATGTCGCCGGAAAGCTCACTGTCAAAGGCGGCACCAACCGAATCATCGAATATTTCGGACCGGGCTGTGCCACGCTTTCGACAACTGGCAAGGCGACGGTTACCAACATGGGTGCGGAGATCGGTGCAACGACTTCAGTCTTCCCCTTCGATCAAAATGCTGTTCATTACCTAAATGCAACGTCTCGTGAGGAATTAGGGCAACTCGCGATTAAATACGCTCACTTGCTCGTAGCGGATCCGGAAGTCGAACGCGAGCCAGAGAAATACTTCGACGAAATCCTGGAGATCAATCTCTCGGAACTCGAGCCGCTCATCAACGGACCATTCACGCCCGATCTCGCACGGCCGGTTTCACAACTCGCCAAGGATGCGAAGGAGAATGATTATCCAGCAAAAGTGTCTGTCACGCTGGTTGGCTCCTGCACCAATTCAAGCTATGAGGACCTCTCCCGTGCGGCAAAGATTGCCGAGCAAGCGCGAGCCGTAGGCGCTCGTGTTAAGATGCCCTTCTTCATCAATCCTGGCTCGGCGCAGATTCGCGAGACAATCGAACGCGATGGGCAACTCGAAATGCTCGAAGCTATTGGCGGTGAGGTAATGGCAAATGCCTGTGGACCTTGCATTGGGCAGTGGAAGCGCGATGACATCAAGAAGGGCGACCGCAACACGATCATCTCTTCGTACAATCGAAATTTTCCCGGCCGAAACGACGCCAATCCCGCAACGCTCGCATTCGTGGCAAGCCCGGAGGTCGTGATTGCTTATGCCCTTGCTGGTGATCTCTCGGTAAATCCGTTGAAGGACGAACTCACCGCGGAAGGCGGTAAGAAGTATCGACTTACTCCGCCGCCGAAAGTCGAGGCGTTGCCCGCACTTGGCTATGCTGGCCGCAGAAAGGGATACATGCCGCCTGCACTCGATCCGAGCAACGTATCCGTGACTGTGCCCGGGGCTAGCGAGCGCCTTCAGATTCTACAGCCATTTCGGCCAATGGTCGATGCTGAGACGACGAACTTGCCGGTCTTGATCAAAACCAAAGGGAAAACGACGACCGACCATATCTCGCCCGCCGGGACGTGGCTTCGTTTCCGCGGACATCTCGATAAGATCTCGGATAACATGCTGACTGGAGCCATCAATGCATGGACAGGCGAGACGGGTACGACGACGAACATGTATACCCACGAGAAGAGCCTTCCTGTACCACAGGTCGCGCGTGATTACAAAGCCCGCGGTAAGCGGTGGATCGTGATCGGCGATGAGAACTATGGTGAGGGTTCAAGTCGGGAACATGCGGCGATGTCACCCCGATATCTCGGCTGCCTGGCCGTCGTTGCGAGAAGCTTCGCCCGCATTCACGAGTCCAACCTAAAGAAGCAGGGCATTTTGCCTCTGACTTTCATCGATCCAAAAGATTATGACAAGATCAAGGAAGGCGATACTGTTTCGTTCGAGTATCTCAAGGAGTTGGATCCAGTCCGCACGGTCAACATGAAAGTGGCGCACAAGGATGGCACCTCTGAAGTGATTGCACTCGCACACACGATGAACATGGAACATATCGCTTGGTTCGAAGCCGGAAGCGCTCTGAATCTCATTCGCCTGCATTCTGGCGAATCATCGCTCTCGGCAGGCGTGAAGGAAGCGCCGCCAGAACCGGTGGAGGCGTAA
- a CDS encoding nitroreductase family protein, translating to MSDILTQTLTEIQLPAPVDEGGLSVFEALRRRETIRLISSSPLPIQMISNLLWAAWGVNRVTGPFGVYGRTAASASNSQEVDLYVAFEDGVYLYDAVHNLLKPIIEGDLRAGVMTPGQRGIQANAPVQLIYVADIDRLTHTPGFQEPGLLDPDMQNAYCYVTTGLIAGNVYLYAASHGLAAWFHNCDRKGLEQSLGLHPGQHVLFAQSVGYAK from the coding sequence ATGAGTGACATATTAACCCAGACTTTGACAGAGATTCAACTTCCGGCGCCTGTGGATGAAGGAGGCCTTTCGGTGTTCGAGGCTCTCCGGCGGCGAGAAACGATACGGCTAATCAGTTCGTCGCCCTTACCAATTCAGATGATTTCAAATCTCTTGTGGGCTGCCTGGGGGGTGAACCGCGTCACCGGTCCGTTCGGCGTTTATGGACGGACGGCTGCTTCAGCCAGCAACTCGCAGGAAGTCGATCTTTACGTGGCGTTCGAGGATGGCGTGTATCTCTACGATGCGGTTCACAATCTCTTGAAACCCATTATTGAGGGCGACTTGCGAGCCGGTGTTATGACCCCGGGACAACGCGGCATTCAGGCGAACGCTCCCGTCCAACTGATCTACGTTGCAGACATTGATCGCCTGACTCACACGCCGGGATTTCAGGAGCCAGGGCTGCTCGATCCTGACATGCAGAATGCATACTGCTATGTGACGACCGGTCTCATCGCGGGCAACGTTTATCTCTATGCCGCATCGCATGGGCTCGCGGCCTGGTTCCACAACTGCGATCGCAAGGGTCTTGAACAGAGCCTCGGATTGCATCCCGGACAGCACGTCTTGTTTGCGCAGTCAGTCGGGTACGCAAAGTAA
- a CDS encoding carboxypeptidase regulatory-like domain-containing protein has translation MTYRINQYREVVIVALLAILFCGDSPSPGVLTLRPMLAPTGSIRGRVTFNGPLPQLATAKCITPEVCGRTHTYDRLLVGKDKGVRYSLIYLKNPPLGRTSPGQPRITQSNCSFQPHMIVAARGSSIIFQNDDPVLHNCHAYSFIGSDRSTAFNIAQPTKGQQSVEQLRKPGMLNIECDAGHTWMSAWVWVTDSPFAVVSDEHGEFSLDGIPPGTYTVVMWHEGWNTSGMQDGRAVFSAPTLQERQIVVTAGGASNADFLLQ, from the coding sequence ATGACCTACCGAATCAATCAGTACCGCGAAGTTGTGATAGTGGCGTTGCTTGCTATTCTATTTTGTGGAGACAGCCCGTCTCCCGGCGTGCTGACTCTTAGACCAATGCTTGCGCCAACTGGCAGCATTCGTGGACGTGTCACATTCAACGGTCCGCTTCCCCAGCTCGCCACAGCAAAGTGCATCACTCCGGAAGTATGTGGAAGAACTCACACCTATGATCGTCTGCTTGTAGGCAAGGACAAAGGCGTTCGGTATTCGTTGATCTATCTTAAGAACCCACCCCTCGGCCGCACCTCACCAGGGCAGCCGCGGATCACCCAATCGAATTGCTCGTTCCAGCCGCATATGATTGTCGCTGCACGTGGCTCCTCGATCATCTTTCAAAACGACGATCCTGTTCTGCACAATTGCCACGCATATAGCTTCATCGGTTCGGACCGCTCCACTGCATTCAATATCGCCCAACCGACGAAAGGCCAGCAAAGCGTCGAGCAACTCCGGAAGCCCGGCATGCTCAATATCGAGTGTGATGCGGGACATACTTGGATGTCCGCATGGGTCTGGGTTACCGATAGTCCGTTCGCCGTTGTATCCGATGAGCATGGGGAATTCAGTCTGGATGGTATCCCACCCGGCACCTATACTGTCGTGATGTGGCATGAGGGCTGGAACACGAGCGGCATGCAGGATGGTCGCGCTGTCTTCTCTGCGCCTACACTTCAGGAGCGTCAGATCGTCGTTACCGCTGGAGGCGCATCGAATGCCGACTTCCTATTACAATAA
- a CDS encoding c-type cytochrome, which produces MLLQTITTTCAVGIIAATMKLSPFGLGPASNAPASNPSETIARGKTVFDIACSPCHGLDGAGDGPLSANMRTRPRDLTKGVYKSRSTASGQLPTDEDLDRSIMTGVHFSTMPAFRMSPTDCDAVIQYLKTLSPRFSDSTEYPLEVLTFGQMILPSTQSIERGRAVYVKMQCESCHGAAGKGDGVSAEIQHDDFGSFVHTTDLTNVSDFKFAQSAQDVYRIFSTGLNGVAMPSYASTLPDTDRWHLANYVWNLHGIEH; this is translated from the coding sequence ATGTTGCTTCAAACTATAACTACTACCTGCGCGGTCGGCATTATTGCGGCCACGATGAAGCTAAGTCCATTCGGACTCGGTCCGGCAAGCAACGCTCCGGCCTCCAATCCGTCCGAGACGATCGCTCGTGGCAAGACTGTGTTCGACATTGCCTGTTCGCCCTGTCACGGCCTCGATGGTGCAGGCGATGGTCCGCTGTCGGCCAACATGCGCACGAGACCGAGAGACCTCACAAAAGGGGTCTATAAGAGCCGATCGACCGCCAGCGGTCAGTTGCCAACAGACGAGGATCTGGATCGATCGATCATGACCGGCGTGCACTTTAGCACGATGCCAGCCTTTCGCATGTCCCCGACCGATTGTGACGCCGTCATTCAGTACCTGAAGACTCTCTCTCCGCGCTTCTCGGATTCTACTGAGTATCCGCTGGAAGTGTTGACATTCGGCCAAATGATCCTCCCCAGCACGCAAAGCATCGAACGAGGCCGCGCGGTCTACGTCAAGATGCAGTGCGAAAGCTGTCACGGAGCTGCCGGCAAGGGCGATGGAGTCTCTGCTGAAATCCAACACGATGACTTCGGCAGTTTCGTCCACACAACGGACCTCACGAACGTTTCCGATTTCAAATTCGCACAGTCTGCCCAAGACGTCTATCGCATTTTTTCGACCGGTCTGAACGGCGTTGCCATGCCATCCTATGCCTCGACGCTCCCAGACACCGACCGCTGGCACCTTGCCAACTACGTATGGAACCTGCACGGCATCGAGCATTAA
- a CDS encoding DUF5602 domain-containing protein, with protein sequence MKTVSFSLSILCLGILIGCSSSTTPQPQTYIGASTTIGSGTANSWVTVDGSGNMTAIGVTISDAALASLPAMGMMYEIPMPAGVTTIPYKSISLDYATMDPAPYNVPHLDAHFYFEDMMARMNIMQGIDTMMPGGMMLPAGYTRIGECDSMMGVHYMDTSAPEWHKQPFHCAFVYGFAKGTMTFMEAMCDQASLSNHTALSGTVKPMMMMSMPMSMPKTYKTSYDATTKTTKIELDGF encoded by the coding sequence ATGAAAACAGTTTCCTTCTCCCTGTCGATTCTGTGTCTAGGCATCTTGATTGGTTGCAGTAGCAGCACAACTCCGCAACCACAAACGTATATCGGTGCTTCAACAACCATTGGCTCCGGCACCGCCAATTCCTGGGTCACCGTGGATGGCTCCGGCAACATGACGGCCATCGGTGTGACCATTTCCGATGCAGCGCTCGCCAGCTTGCCCGCGATGGGCATGATGTATGAGATCCCTATGCCGGCCGGTGTGACCACAATCCCGTATAAAAGTATCAGCCTTGACTATGCTACGATGGATCCAGCTCCCTACAATGTGCCACATCTCGACGCCCATTTCTATTTTGAAGATATGATGGCACGAATGAATATCATGCAAGGGATAGATACAATGATGCCAGGCGGAATGATGCTGCCGGCAGGATACACTCGCATCGGTGAATGTGATTCGATGATGGGCGTGCATTATATGGACACCTCGGCTCCAGAGTGGCACAAGCAGCCATTCCATTGCGCCTTCGTTTACGGCTTTGCCAAAGGCACGATGACGTTTATGGAAGCGATGTGTGACCAAGCATCCCTGTCCAACCATACGGCGCTCAGTGGAACAGTCAAACCCATGATGATGATGAGCATGCCAATGTCGATGCCCAAAACCTACAAGACCTCATACGACGCCACGACCAAGACGACTAAGATTGAACTAGACGGATTTTGA
- a CDS encoding O-antigen ligase family protein, with product MRSNRLSWFLICLAVIPFVFVRNLIDPAFTTRAILLAVFTIATFIASRDQSLRTSPLVWIWCVYAAFCVASIFIARNSGEAIYSASLAVMYGAWLLAAMQKANGELLPHILRTVSIIGLLVSLVSLLQFYARFDFFPGGEGPFASMAMKNLMSSFLFLTLPATLYGTLSEEPRWKPFCLLTLAASMFVLLIAQTRAVWLGSVVMASVALALLAFSSQRRALWQEYRSSLRNIAMVAVACLLAIFVFNIAPRHGSHAKSATEKASTFIHYSSDTSSRMRLTVWSKSIEMFRNHPILGVGAGNWKIQLPSYGLAEFPHYVQDGSYQWTETHNDFLEHACESGVGGGLAYLALFVAGVSLAIRAAWRAQPGNSRRSLLMILLAATISGYAIISFFDFPGARVEHTILFLLWLSILPSTRVKEKEQPRNRLPLFVAILLVIPALMFSIQRFIAEQHEVSLLQARLDQDWNTEIAECNKIYDAKLLSVDALSTPLLYYRAEAEYMLQDYPAALRDNLEALRAHPNHFYTLNNTGSCYVKLRNFQAGEVFYNRALAISPNFEESLLNLTAVSFNQQDYARARSYLNKCDTTQPGSRAAMYAQALNSLKH from the coding sequence ATGCGAAGCAATCGCCTTTCGTGGTTTCTCATTTGCCTTGCCGTCATTCCGTTTGTTTTTGTTCGCAATTTAATTGACCCCGCATTTACCACGCGCGCAATTTTGCTTGCGGTGTTTACGATCGCAACTTTCATCGCAAGTCGGGACCAGTCACTCCGGACCTCCCCACTGGTTTGGATATGGTGTGTGTATGCCGCATTTTGTGTCGCCTCTATCTTCATCGCCCGCAATTCTGGTGAGGCAATCTATTCCGCCTCTCTTGCGGTGATGTATGGCGCATGGCTCCTTGCAGCAATGCAGAAAGCAAACGGTGAACTACTCCCCCACATTTTGCGAACGGTCTCGATAATTGGCCTCCTGGTGTCGCTTGTCTCTCTTCTGCAATTCTATGCGAGATTCGATTTCTTTCCTGGCGGAGAAGGCCCATTTGCCTCGATGGCCATGAAGAATCTCATGTCTTCCTTTCTTTTCCTGACGTTGCCGGCCACGCTTTATGGTACACTCTCGGAAGAACCTCGGTGGAAGCCATTTTGCCTTCTGACATTGGCGGCGAGTATGTTCGTCCTCCTCATCGCGCAGACCCGTGCGGTGTGGCTCGGATCGGTGGTAATGGCGAGCGTTGCGCTCGCGCTTCTGGCATTCTCCAGTCAGCGGAGAGCACTTTGGCAAGAATACCGCTCGAGTCTTCGCAATATCGCAATGGTAGCGGTGGCTTGCCTTTTGGCGATCTTTGTCTTTAACATTGCTCCGCGGCATGGCTCGCACGCAAAGAGCGCCACGGAAAAGGCAAGCACATTCATCCACTATTCCTCCGACACATCATCCCGGATGCGGCTCACTGTCTGGAGCAAGTCCATCGAGATGTTTCGCAATCATCCAATCCTCGGTGTTGGAGCCGGCAACTGGAAGATCCAACTTCCGTCTTACGGTCTAGCAGAATTTCCCCACTACGTTCAGGACGGAAGCTACCAGTGGACGGAGACTCACAATGATTTCCTTGAGCACGCGTGCGAGTCCGGGGTCGGCGGCGGATTGGCCTATCTCGCGCTCTTTGTGGCCGGCGTCAGTCTGGCAATACGTGCGGCGTGGCGAGCCCAGCCAGGAAACTCGCGCAGATCACTTTTGATGATTCTCCTCGCGGCAACGATTTCGGGTTATGCCATCATTTCTTTCTTCGATTTTCCAGGTGCTCGCGTCGAGCATACAATACTCTTTCTGCTATGGCTGAGCATTCTTCCCAGCACTCGAGTCAAGGAGAAGGAGCAACCTCGGAATCGTTTGCCTCTTTTTGTTGCGATATTGCTCGTAATTCCGGCTCTCATGTTCTCAATCCAGCGATTTATTGCTGAACAACATGAGGTCTCTCTGCTCCAGGCACGACTCGACCAGGATTGGAATACCGAGATCGCGGAGTGTAACAAAATCTACGATGCGAAGTTATTATCGGTGGACGCACTTTCGACTCCGTTATTGTACTATAGAGCGGAAGCCGAGTACATGCTGCAGGATTATCCTGCGGCACTTCGAGACAATTTGGAGGCACTTCGGGCGCATCCAAATCACTTCTATACACTAAATAATACTGGGTCCTGCTACGTGAAACTTCGTAACTTTCAGGCCGGTGAAGTGTTCTACAATCGTGCGTTGGCGATTTCGCCAAACTTTGAGGAATCCTTGCTGAACCTGACAGCCGTCAGTTTCAATCAACAGGATTATGCCCGGGCTCGGTCGTACCTGAATAAGTGCGACACGACACAACCCGGCTCCCGCGCGGCGATGTACGCGCAGGCATTGAATAGCCTGAAACATTAG